The following proteins come from a genomic window of Microbacterium sp. SY138:
- a CDS encoding carbohydrate ABC transporter permease, producing the protein MTTTRLITTEPSTRRRPRRPRDVDAPPPSIAPTPVARAFGIIALVIATLYFLVPVYWLIVASTKNNTDLTSTFGFWFADWNLGTNYDSLMNWTQGLFWRWVGNSMLYSVSAGVIGTLFAVMAGYAIAKFAFPGKRIAVGVIMAGLLLPVALLTVPLYIEFQALGLTNTVWAIIIPSAVSPFGVFLGMVYAQSSVPTELLEAARIDGAGEARIFFTIVMRLLGPAMVTIFLFIFVATWNNFLLPLMMISSQDLKPVTLGLYGMVSYFAPDKGAVMLGALLGVIPLVLLFFALQKYWRSGLAAGAVKG; encoded by the coding sequence ATGACCACCACGCGCCTCATCACCACTGAGCCATCCACGCGCCGACGCCCCCGTCGCCCGCGCGACGTGGATGCTCCGCCGCCCTCGATCGCCCCGACCCCGGTCGCGCGCGCGTTCGGCATCATCGCGCTCGTGATCGCGACGCTGTACTTCCTGGTGCCGGTGTACTGGCTCATCGTCGCCTCCACGAAGAACAACACCGACCTCACCTCGACCTTCGGCTTCTGGTTCGCCGACTGGAACCTCGGCACCAACTACGACAGCCTGATGAACTGGACCCAGGGTCTGTTCTGGCGCTGGGTCGGCAACTCGATGCTCTACTCGGTGAGTGCGGGCGTCATCGGCACCCTGTTCGCCGTGATGGCCGGTTACGCGATCGCGAAGTTCGCGTTCCCCGGCAAGCGCATCGCCGTGGGCGTGATCATGGCCGGGCTCCTGCTCCCGGTGGCGCTGCTGACGGTGCCGCTGTACATCGAGTTCCAGGCGCTCGGACTGACCAACACCGTCTGGGCGATCATCATCCCCTCGGCGGTGTCTCCGTTCGGTGTCTTCCTCGGCATGGTCTACGCCCAGTCGTCGGTGCCGACCGAACTGCTCGAAGCAGCTCGCATCGACGGCGCCGGCGAGGCCCGCATCTTCTTCACGATCGTGATGCGCCTGCTGGGTCCGGCGATGGTGACGATCTTCCTGTTCATCTTCGTCGCGACGTGGAACAACTTCCTGCTTCCCCTCATGATGATCTCGAGTCAGGATCTGAAGCCCGTGACCCTCGGTCTCTACGGCATGGTGAGCTACTTCGCCCCGGACAAGGGTGCGGTCATGCTCGGCGCCCTGCTCGGCGTCATCCCGCTCGTGCTGCTGTTCTTCGCCCTGCAGAAGTACTGGCGTTCCGGTCTCGCCGCCGGCGCGGTCAAGGGCTGA